In Paralichthys olivaceus isolate ysfri-2021 chromosome 13, ASM2471397v2, whole genome shotgun sequence, the following are encoded in one genomic region:
- the ptpn2a gene encoding tyrosine-protein phosphatase non-receptor type 2a translates to MEQEFEDIDSSGRWQNLYNEIRNQASEYPYKVAKLQVNRNLNRYRDVSPYDHSRVKLENAENDYINASLVMMEEAQRAYILSQGPLRNTCGHFWLMVWEQCSKAVIMLNRVIEKGSEKCAQYWPTSEELQMSFTDTGFVVRLLSEEDQSYFTIRLLELQNTKTGESREVYHFHYTTWPDFGVPESPASFLNFLLKVRESGSLSPEHGPSVVHCSAGIGRSGTFALVDTSLVLMDRCKSRSSVDIQKVLLDMREYRMGLIQTPDQLRFSYMAVIEGAKIILTDNSPIQQNKQRLLSRSAPSLESDLPPPPPPPRPHLNDSRPNGQPTSYMEPQAASGDNLLPTEPDSHDHNVEDLSGHLRKRHREERIASTAQKVLQMKQRLTDSERKQEKWLYWRPVLLNVGAGAALAVSLLVCWMYSQ, encoded by the exons ATGGAGCAGGAATTTGAAGACATCGATTCGTCAGGGAGATGGCAGAACCTTTACAAT GAGATCCGTAACCAAGCCAGCGAATATCCTTACAAAGTTGCAAAACTCCAAGTGAATCGGAATTTGAACCGCTACAGAGACGTCAGCCCAT ATGATCACAGTCGAGTAAAACTTGAAAACGCGGAAAATGACTACATTAATGCAAGTTTAGTTATGATGGAAGAAGCCCAAAGAGCTTACATTCTGTCTCAG GGGCCTTTGAGGAATACTTGTGGTCATTTCTGGCTGATGGTTTGGGAGCAGTGTAGCAAAGCTGTTATAATGCTCAACAGAGTCATTGAAAAGGGATCT GAAAAGTGTGCACAGTACTGGCCCACCTCAGAGGAGCTACAGATGTCTTTTACAGACACAGGCTTTGTTGTCAGGCTACTTTCAGAGGAGGACCAGTCCTATTTCACAATCCGATTGCTGGAACTGCAAAACACAAAG ACAGGGGAGTCGAGGGAGGTCTACCACTTTCATTACACAACATGGCCTGACTTTGGTGTCCCAGAATCTCCTGCCTCTTTCCTCAACTTCCTCCTCAAGGTTCGGGAATCTGGCTCGCTGAGTCCAGAGCACGGGCCCTCAGTGGTGCACTGCAGCGCTGGCATTGGACGCTCTGGGACCTTTGCCTTGGTGGACACCTCCCTGGTCCTG ATGGACAGGTGTAAGAGTCGGTCATCAGTGGACATACAGAAGGTGCTGCTGGACATGAGGGAATATCGTATGGGTCTGATCCAGACCCCTGACCAGCTCCGCTTTTCCTACATGGCAGTCATAGAGGGAGCCAAGATCATTCTGACGGATAACTCACCCATACAG CAAAACAAGCAGAGACTACTATCTAGATCTGCCCCCTCTTTGGAGTCAGATCTGCCCCCTCCGCCACCTCCACCTAGACCTCACCTCAATGACAGCAGGCCCAATGGCCAGCCAACATCTTATATGGAGCCACAGGCCGCCTCAGGAGACAACCTGCTGCCAACAGAACCAGACAGCCATGACCACAATGTGGAAGACCTCTCTGGGCA TCTCAGAAAGCGACACCGTGAGGAGAGGATTGCCAGCACTGCACAGAAGGTCCTGCAGATGAAACAGAGACTGACCGACTCAGAGAGAAAGCAAGAGAAGTGGCTGTACTGGAGGCCCGTGCTGCTCAACGTCGGTGCTGGGGCAGCTTTGGCTGTCAGCCTACTGGTTTGCTGGATGTACTCCCAGTGA
- the seh1l gene encoding nucleoporin SEH1 isoform X1: MFVARSIAADHRDLIHDVSYDFHGRRMATCSSDQSVKVWDKSENGAWHCTASWKTHSGSVWRVTWAHPEFGQVLASCSFDRTAAVWEEIVGESNDKQRGLSHWIKRTTLVDSRTSVTDVKFAPKHMGLMLTTCSADGVVRIYEAPDVMNLSQWSLQHEISCKLSCSCISWNPSSSRAHPPMFAVGSDDSNVSYGGKVQIYEYNENTRKYAKAETLMTVTDAVHDIAFAPNLGRSFHVLAIATKDVRIFKLVPMRKDSTSTGPTKFEVQIMAQFDNHNSQVWRVSWNITSTLLASSGDDGCVRLWKANYMDNWKCTGILKGDGSPLTSSSGQPTAMSTFVGSSVQTPQNALNGMPAGRYFFPPLDSPRAGAGYGHLLPPSSLIDHCDAEPIQPQQQALPHRHSSRSLLTLPEAEGQ, encoded by the exons ATGTTTGTAGCGCGTAGTATCGCTGCAGATCATAGAGATCTGATCCACGATGTGTCGTATGATTTCCACGGCCGGAGAATGGCAACGTGCTCCAGTGACCAAAGTGTTAAG GTTTGGGACAAAAGTGAAAATGGAGCGTGGCACTGCACAGCCAGCTGGAAG aCACACAGCGGTTCAGTGTGGAGAGTTACCTGGGCTCATCCAGAATTTGGGCAGGTTCTGGCTTCCTGCTCCTTTGACAGGACAGCTGCTGTGTGGGAAGAGATTGTAGGCGAATCCAATGACAAACAGAGAGGATTGAGCCACTGG ATAAAAAGAACCACACTAGTGGACAGTAGAACTTCAGTGACAGATGTGAAATTTGCCCCCAAACACATGGGCCTGATGTTGACCACCTGCTCTGCGGATGGAGTGGTGAGGATTTACGAGGCTCCTGATGTGATGAACCTGAGTCAATGGTCCCTGCAGCACGAGATCTCCTGCAAgctcagctgcagctgcatctCTTGGAATCCCTCCAG CTCTCGTGCCCATCCGCCAATGTTTGCAGTGGGGAGTGACGACAGCAACGTGTCATACGGTGGGAAAGTTCAGATCTATGAGTACAATGAAAATACAAG GAAATATGCTAAAGCAGAGACACTGATGACCGTCACTGATGCAGTCCATGATATTGCATTTGCTCCAAACCTGGGAAGATCTTTCCACGTCCTTGCCATAGCAACGAAAGATGTCAGAATCTTTAAGCTTGTTCCGATGAG AAAGGACAGCACCTCTACAGGACCCACCAAGTTTGAAGTGCAGATTATGGCTCAGTTTGACAACCACAACTCCCAAGTGTGGCGTGTGAGCTGGAACATCACCAGCACCCTGCTGGCCTCCTCTGGGGATGATGGATGTGTGCGGCTCTGGAAAG CTAACTACATGGACAACTGGAAGTGCACGGGCATCCTGAAGGGAGACGGCAGCCCACTCACCAGCTCATCCGGTCAGCCCACAGCCATGAGCACCTTTGTGGGCTCCTCTGTTCAGACACCTCAGAATGCACTGAATGGGATGCCTGCAGGAAG GTATTTCTTTCCACCTCTGGATTCTCCCAGAGCAGGGGCCGGGTATGGTCACCtgctgcctccctcctccctcataGACCACTGTGATGCTGAGCCCATTCAGCCTCAACAACAGGCTCTGCCTCACAGACACTCCTCTAGATCACTGCTAACCTTACCAGAGGCTGAAGGGcaatga
- the seh1l gene encoding nucleoporin SEH1 isoform X2, protein MFVARSIAADHRDLIHDVSYDFHGRRMATCSSDQSVKVWDKSENGAWHCTASWKTHSGSVWRVTWAHPEFGQVLASCSFDRTAAVWEEIVGESNDKQRGLSHWIKRTTLVDSRTSVTDVKFAPKHMGLMLTTCSADGVVRIYEAPDVMNLSQWSLQHEISCKLSCSCISWNPSSSRAHPPMFAVGSDDSNVSYGGKVQIYEYNENTRKYAKAETLMTVTDAVHDIAFAPNLGRSFHVLAIATKDVRIFKLVPMRKDSTSTGPTKFEVQIMAQFDNHNSQVWRVSWNITSTLLASSGDDGCVRLWKANYMDNWKCTGILKGDGSPLTSSSGQPTAMSTFVGSSVQTPQNALNGMPAGRIGKRASFAPPLWQLTSPKIYMDPAY, encoded by the exons ATGTTTGTAGCGCGTAGTATCGCTGCAGATCATAGAGATCTGATCCACGATGTGTCGTATGATTTCCACGGCCGGAGAATGGCAACGTGCTCCAGTGACCAAAGTGTTAAG GTTTGGGACAAAAGTGAAAATGGAGCGTGGCACTGCACAGCCAGCTGGAAG aCACACAGCGGTTCAGTGTGGAGAGTTACCTGGGCTCATCCAGAATTTGGGCAGGTTCTGGCTTCCTGCTCCTTTGACAGGACAGCTGCTGTGTGGGAAGAGATTGTAGGCGAATCCAATGACAAACAGAGAGGATTGAGCCACTGG ATAAAAAGAACCACACTAGTGGACAGTAGAACTTCAGTGACAGATGTGAAATTTGCCCCCAAACACATGGGCCTGATGTTGACCACCTGCTCTGCGGATGGAGTGGTGAGGATTTACGAGGCTCCTGATGTGATGAACCTGAGTCAATGGTCCCTGCAGCACGAGATCTCCTGCAAgctcagctgcagctgcatctCTTGGAATCCCTCCAG CTCTCGTGCCCATCCGCCAATGTTTGCAGTGGGGAGTGACGACAGCAACGTGTCATACGGTGGGAAAGTTCAGATCTATGAGTACAATGAAAATACAAG GAAATATGCTAAAGCAGAGACACTGATGACCGTCACTGATGCAGTCCATGATATTGCATTTGCTCCAAACCTGGGAAGATCTTTCCACGTCCTTGCCATAGCAACGAAAGATGTCAGAATCTTTAAGCTTGTTCCGATGAG AAAGGACAGCACCTCTACAGGACCCACCAAGTTTGAAGTGCAGATTATGGCTCAGTTTGACAACCACAACTCCCAAGTGTGGCGTGTGAGCTGGAACATCACCAGCACCCTGCTGGCCTCCTCTGGGGATGATGGATGTGTGCGGCTCTGGAAAG CTAACTACATGGACAACTGGAAGTGCACGGGCATCCTGAAGGGAGACGGCAGCCCACTCACCAGCTCATCCGGTCAGCCCACAGCCATGAGCACCTTTGTGGGCTCCTCTGTTCAGACACCTCAGAATGCACTGAATGGGATGCCTGCAGGAAG GATTGGCAAGAGAGCTTCATTTGCCCCTCCCCTGTGGCAGCTGACCTCTCCAAAGATATACATGGATCCTGCATATTAA